From the Pontiella agarivorans genome, one window contains:
- a CDS encoding mechanosensitive ion channel family protein — translation MNLKLYYLITILLITPGLVWLSIRKLKVLQAEREERLKNQDHAGPVPSPKSQKSIRRQQIKRMENRFSITRWTMVLTIFMAGAIFAAAPFIRKVSPTFLPVIMGVVSVIIGIAAKPFIENMICGLVLCHSKLARIGDVTLVDDAYGVIEDVTLTHSIIKRWDSLRYVVPNSSMMTKEFVNYSLHDNDRWVIVEFWIDYQSDISEVEQIAIETPKKSRYFADKEEPGFWVIDTEKAGVKCMITAWATSPSEGWMLGHDIRKSLLVKLKEHGITTHAHRLRTEPQPQEKTA, via the coding sequence ATGAACCTTAAACTCTATTATCTCATCACCATACTGCTGATCACGCCCGGCCTGGTCTGGTTGAGCATCAGAAAACTTAAAGTCCTGCAGGCGGAGCGCGAAGAACGGCTGAAAAATCAGGATCATGCCGGACCGGTTCCCTCGCCCAAATCCCAGAAGTCGATTCGAAGACAGCAGATTAAACGGATGGAAAACCGTTTCAGCATTACGCGCTGGACCATGGTTTTGACGATTTTCATGGCCGGAGCAATTTTTGCAGCGGCGCCGTTTATCCGGAAGGTTTCGCCTACGTTCCTTCCGGTGATTATGGGGGTCGTTTCCGTCATTATCGGTATTGCGGCCAAACCTTTCATTGAAAATATGATCTGCGGGCTGGTGCTGTGCCACAGCAAACTGGCCCGAATCGGTGATGTTACCCTGGTGGATGATGCCTACGGGGTGATCGAAGACGTCACGCTGACGCACAGCATTATCAAACGCTGGGATTCCCTGCGATACGTGGTGCCCAACAGCTCCATGATGACCAAGGAATTTGTCAATTATTCGCTGCACGACAATGACCGCTGGGTGATTGTTGAATTCTGGATCGATTATCAATCCGATATTTCAGAGGTGGAGCAAATCGCCATCGAAACACCGAAAAAAAGCCGCTATTTCGCCGATAAAGAAGAACCCGGCTTCTGGGTCATCGATACGGAAAAGGCGGGCGTGAAATGCATGATCACTGCTTGGGCCACCTCACCTTCCGAAGGTTGGATGCTGGGGCACGATATCCGCAAATCTCTTTTGGTTAAACTGAAAGAACACGGCATTACAACCCATGCGCATCGGCTCAGAACGGAACCTCAACCACAGGAGAAAACGGCATGA
- the ablB gene encoding putative beta-lysine N-acetyltransferase — MTDHIETIQGATVQHGPKSGRVFMKELGQADPARLIPKLAELAVRNNYPKVFVKVPASESRTFYRSDYRKEAAIPDFYDGEEDAVFLSNLSGSLPREEPGQNQLDEIMITAREYQNSGLAHPLPQGAVIRKCCGEDVPAMARMYRMLLPAYPFAVHDIDYLLQSMADESHYYRVEIRNEPVALAAAVVDTETGSAEMTHFVTHPDWRKNGLSARLIQTMENAMRHFDIQTVYAMARASSAGINIAFARLGYSYGGRLINKTRISGHTESMNVWHRNLQFTPS, encoded by the coding sequence ATGACCGACCACATTGAAACCATTCAGGGCGCAACGGTTCAGCATGGCCCGAAAAGCGGCCGTGTATTCATGAAGGAACTGGGTCAGGCCGATCCGGCCCGGCTGATTCCCAAACTGGCGGAACTGGCTGTACGCAACAACTACCCTAAAGTTTTTGTAAAAGTTCCTGCATCGGAATCCCGCACATTCTATCGAAGCGATTACCGAAAAGAAGCGGCCATCCCGGATTTCTATGACGGAGAGGAAGATGCCGTATTCCTATCAAACCTTTCAGGATCCCTCCCCCGCGAAGAGCCCGGCCAGAACCAGCTCGATGAAATTATGATAACGGCGCGCGAATACCAGAACAGCGGGCTGGCCCATCCTCTGCCCCAAGGCGCAGTGATCCGCAAATGCTGCGGCGAAGATGTCCCTGCCATGGCCCGCATGTATCGCATGCTGTTGCCGGCCTATCCATTTGCCGTGCACGATATCGACTATCTGCTGCAATCCATGGCTGATGAAAGTCACTACTACCGTGTTGAAATCCGGAATGAACCTGTTGCCTTGGCTGCCGCAGTGGTTGATACGGAAACCGGCAGCGCTGAAATGACTCATTTTGTCACCCATCCCGACTGGCGCAAAAACGGCCTGTCCGCCCGGCTGATCCAGACGATGGAAAATGCGATGAGGCATTTTGATATTCAGACGGTTTACGCCATGGCGAGGGCCTCATCGGCGGGCATCAACATCGCCTTTGCCCGGCTGGGCTATTCATACGGCGGACGACTGATTAATAAAACACGGATTTCCGGCCATACGGAAAGCATGAATGTCTGGCACAGAAATCTGCAGTTCACCCCTTCATAA
- a CDS encoding PfkB family carbohydrate kinase: protein MIGKRKWKIPGTGKQIFGMGPGTEASTERALVIGEAMIQNLLTGRTPQSSPLQVARQLQELNISTQFVTRVGDDDDGHIILSHIDQNGLDTFHIQRDRTHPTASIETDNARDGEGYNQPVVPRAAFDFIEFDSFIPFAQSESLLIYFDSLIQRNHASRKRFHQFLEQIPETAICTYDMNLYPECCKRELIIPSLQRADLLILSEDELTVIGELMGAPPGIDYLAQSIMDIFEITQIAITRGTAGSILYTPQGCYSQRPTRFGRSTNIDSGQAAATFAAMISDCFLKQVPPKKSVKRATKRAENYRAPLSP, encoded by the coding sequence ATGATTGGAAAAAGAAAATGGAAAATACCCGGAACCGGGAAACAGATATTCGGTATGGGGCCGGGCACCGAAGCATCGACTGAACGCGCGCTCGTGATCGGCGAAGCCATGATACAGAATCTGCTGACTGGTCGCACACCGCAGAGTTCGCCTCTGCAGGTTGCCCGGCAGCTGCAGGAACTGAATATTTCAACACAGTTTGTTACCCGGGTCGGCGACGATGATGACGGGCACATCATTTTAAGTCATATCGATCAAAACGGTCTGGATACCTTCCATATACAGCGTGACCGCACTCATCCGACCGCCAGCATTGAAACCGACAACGCCCGTGATGGCGAAGGATATAATCAGCCGGTTGTTCCCCGGGCCGCTTTTGATTTTATTGAATTCGACTCCTTCATTCCTTTTGCACAGTCCGAATCGCTGCTGATTTATTTTGATTCGCTGATCCAGCGGAACCATGCATCCCGCAAACGGTTTCATCAGTTCCTCGAACAGATTCCGGAAACCGCCATCTGCACATACGACATGAATCTGTATCCGGAATGCTGCAAACGTGAACTCATCATTCCGTCGCTCCAACGGGCGGACCTGCTGATTCTTTCCGAAGATGAACTGACTGTAATCGGCGAACTGATGGGGGCGCCGCCGGGGATTGATTATCTCGCTCAGTCAATTATGGATATTTTTGAAATTACGCAGATCGCGATCACACGCGGGACAGCAGGCAGCATTCTGTATACCCCGCAGGGTTGCTACAGTCAGCGGCCGACGCGTTTCGGCCGCAGTACCAATATTGATTCCGGTCAGGCCGCAGCCACATTCGCCGCCATGATTTCGGACTGTTTTCTTAAACAGGTCCCGCCGAAAAAATCGGTTAAACGCGCCACAAAGCGCGCTGAAAATTACCGCGCGCCGTTATCCCCCTGA
- a CDS encoding HAD-IIB family hydrolase, which translates to MTNEKLYIQMFSLHGLIRSSNLEMGRDADTGGQIKYVLEEGLELSRQPEVERVDLFTRQIRDKTVSEDYSISIEQVTDTFRIVRIPCGGGKYHRKELLWRYLDEYIDKTVQFIKREGRMPDVVHGHYADAGYVAMWLSRLFGVPFIFTGHSLGRSKKQKLLSDGMTEEKINRKYMISQRIDAEEEVLKSAELIITSTRQEVDEQYGQYTYQHGPEYRVIPPGIDLEKFYPYYHDQFEENEPDIEARYARASLLRELERFFKAKDKPLVLALCRPDKRKNISGLIEAFGADRELQAMANLAIYAGIRKDITIMEDNEQGVLTDMLLLMDKYDLYGKMAIPKKHDFDLEVPELYRIAAASNGVFVNAALTEPFGLTLLEGAATGLPLVATDDGGPRDILANCKNGLLVDPTDSDAIAKSIKSIISDPDVWENYSKNGILNIRNHYTWESHARQYIKEISGVIEKNKPAETAAPATPSAIGRRFAELNHFLITDIDNTLIGDDNSRLPELIDFLRNCHGRIGFGIATGRTIESATEILAEHGIPQPDIMITSVGAEIYYGAEQHADQGWKAHISNHWNREKIRQLLRPLDFLEYQEEDTQRPHKVSYNMDPGKDRLTRIHDLLQKNRCRYTLIYSHEQFLDILPHRASKGKSIRYLSYKWHIPLANILVAGDSGNDAEMLRGDTAGVVVGNYSAELEAFKGKRKIYFADADCAGGILEGIAHYNLQNSIEA; encoded by the coding sequence ATGACGAACGAAAAACTATACATACAGATGTTCAGCCTGCACGGACTGATCCGCAGCTCCAATCTGGAAATGGGCCGCGACGCCGACACCGGCGGACAGATTAAATATGTCCTCGAAGAAGGCCTTGAACTTTCCCGGCAGCCCGAAGTGGAACGGGTCGATCTGTTCACCCGGCAGATTCGGGATAAAACGGTGTCGGAGGATTACAGCATTTCCATTGAACAGGTCACGGATACGTTCCGCATTGTGCGCATCCCCTGCGGCGGCGGAAAATACCACCGGAAAGAACTGCTCTGGCGCTACCTCGATGAGTATATCGACAAAACCGTTCAGTTTATCAAACGCGAAGGCCGCATGCCCGACGTCGTACACGGTCATTATGCGGATGCCGGTTATGTTGCCATGTGGCTCAGCCGTCTCTTCGGCGTACCGTTCATTTTCACCGGGCATTCGCTGGGCCGTTCCAAAAAACAGAAACTGCTCAGCGACGGAATGACCGAAGAAAAAATCAACCGAAAATATATGATTTCCCAGCGGATCGATGCGGAGGAAGAGGTGTTGAAATCCGCTGAACTGATCATCACCAGTACCCGTCAGGAAGTGGACGAGCAATACGGACAGTACACCTATCAGCACGGCCCCGAATACCGCGTCATACCGCCGGGGATCGATCTGGAAAAATTTTATCCGTATTACCACGATCAATTCGAAGAAAATGAACCGGATATCGAAGCCCGGTATGCACGCGCCTCGCTTCTCCGGGAACTCGAACGCTTTTTCAAAGCAAAGGATAAACCGCTTGTTCTGGCGCTCTGCCGTCCCGACAAACGCAAAAATATATCCGGTCTGATTGAAGCCTTCGGTGCGGACAGGGAGCTGCAGGCCATGGCCAACCTCGCCATCTATGCCGGCATTCGTAAAGACATCACCATTATGGAGGACAACGAACAGGGTGTGCTGACCGATATGCTGCTATTGATGGACAAGTATGATTTGTATGGAAAAATGGCGATTCCGAAGAAGCATGATTTTGACCTGGAAGTTCCGGAACTCTACCGGATCGCAGCCGCCAGCAACGGTGTATTTGTGAACGCCGCCCTCACGGAACCCTTCGGTCTCACGTTGCTTGAAGGCGCCGCCACTGGTCTCCCGCTGGTGGCTACCGACGACGGCGGACCGCGCGATATTCTGGCAAACTGTAAAAACGGGCTGCTCGTCGATCCGACCGATTCCGACGCCATTGCAAAATCGATTAAATCCATCATTTCCGATCCCGACGTGTGGGAGAATTATTCCAAAAACGGTATTCTGAATATCCGCAACCACTACACCTGGGAAAGTCACGCCCGGCAGTACATCAAAGAAATCTCGGGCGTCATCGAAAAAAACAAACCTGCGGAAACCGCCGCACCGGCCACGCCTTCAGCCATCGGGCGGCGGTTTGCCGAATTGAATCATTTTCTGATTACCGATATCGATAATACCCTGATCGGCGATGACAACAGCCGGCTGCCGGAGCTGATTGATTTTCTTCGGAACTGTCACGGCCGTATCGGCTTCGGCATCGCCACCGGGCGTACCATTGAATCGGCCACTGAAATTCTGGCGGAACACGGCATTCCGCAGCCGGATATCATGATCACATCGGTGGGAGCGGAAATTTATTACGGAGCCGAACAGCATGCCGACCAGGGCTGGAAAGCACATATTTCCAACCATTGGAACCGGGAAAAAATACGGCAGTTGCTCCGTCCGCTGGATTTTCTGGAATATCAGGAAGAGGATACCCAGCGGCCGCACAAGGTCAGTTATAATATGGATCCCGGCAAGGACCGCCTGACCCGGATTCATGATCTGCTTCAGAAAAACCGCTGCCGCTATACCCTGATCTATTCACACGAACAGTTTCTCGACATCCTCCCGCATCGGGCATCGAAAGGAAAATCCATCCGCTACCTCAGCTATAAATGGCACATCCCGCTTGCGAATATTCTGGTGGCCGGCGATTCCGGTAATGATGCCGAAATGCTGCGCGGCGATACCGCCGGTGTGGTGGTCGGAAACTACAGCGCCGAACTCGAAGCCTTTAAGGGAAAACGTAAAATTTATTTTGCAGATGCCGACTGCGCCGGCGGAATTCTCGAGGGCATTGCGCACTACAACCTCCAAAACAGTATTGAGGCATAA